The stretch of DNA CGCAGAATTGGAAGGTGCACTTGCCAACCTTGCGTTAGATAATCACATTTTAAAAAGCCCAAAAAATATCTGCAAGACTGGAAGCAAAAAGAGAAATTATCAGGAAGTATCTCGCACCAGAATTTGAATTGTAAAAGCTGTAAAGCTTTGGAGATCAGTATCTCTTCCTTTATTACCAATCGGATGCAAAGATTAAAAAAGAAAACAGGAGGATAAGCAACTAATAGAAAAGATTGAAGCATATCTGGATTTAATGCCTCAATCAGGTTACAGGTCTGTCACTTATTTTCTGAGAAATGATATGAAAATCAATCATAAGCGAGTTTACAGGATCATGCATGAAAACCTTTAAAATGCAGTCCGAAGAGGGCTTATCATCATGCGACCACGGATTCAAAACATAACCTGAAAAATATCCAAATCTTCTTAAGGACAAGTCAATTAATCATGCACGAGTAATAGTTGGTGATGTTACTTTTTGATGTTCAGGGGAAAATCATTATCTGGCATCACTAATGGATATGGAAAACAGAGAGGTCATCGGACGAGCTGTTTCTGATAAACTTAATAGTGAACTTGTCAGGTCTGCATTTGAGTCGGCTCTCATGAACAGAGGAAGTCTCGAAGGTTACATTCATCATACTGATTCTGATAGAAGATATTGTTCGCATGAATATATAGAACTTCTGAACAATTCCAAAATACAAATTTCAATGTGTCTTGGTAATGCATATGAAAATGCACACGCAGAATCTTTTAATAAAACTATCAAGTATCAAGAGATAAATATCTCCTGTTATGCTGATAAAATTGAAGAAATTAAAAGTATTTTTCAATTTATTGATCGGTACAATTCAATCAGACCTCATTCAGCTTTAGGAGGACTATCTCCTCTGCAATTTAAAAATAAACAAAAAATATGATTTTTTTCTTTACAGTTTTAGGGGGGCACTTCAAATTTATCTTGCAGGAAACTGCTCTTCCCCAAGTTCATTTAGTAGCCTAACGAATTATTCTTATGATGGAAGTAATAATCTATCATGCGCATGGGGTAGCGGGCTCATTGAAAAATATCCGAGTTATGACAGTCACGGCTATCAACTATCATACAATATGTATTCGAGCGGTTCCTGTGCGAGTCCGACTTCCTTAATTGCCAGTACCTCTTATACATATTCATATTCTGGTAGCAATCAGGTATGCAACAGTGCAAATACCGGATCGTCGGTGAATGTGAATTCATATGGAATAAGCGGCTCTATCGCAAATTCGTATCTCCAATATAGTGCTGGTAATTGTTCAAGTCCGTCAGCGTTAGTTTCTACATCAAATTTATCTACTACAACGATAAATAGTAACAATAATTCAATAATTGCCAGTTTTAATTCAACGAAAAGCGCCTATTCGGATTTTGCGCCGTGAAAATTCATTTTGCTTATGGTCAATTGGGGCTTATGAGTATTGAAAAAATTATTTCCGCAGGCTTGAAAAAGGTCTGCGGTAAGCGTCAAATAATCCCATCTTCTATAAAAATAAATACTATGCTATTCTACAAGAATGAATAAAAAAGAAAATTGGAACGAGATCATCAAAAAGTGGAAAGAAAGCGGGAACAGTCAAGCTGGATTTTGCAGAGAGAAATCGATCAGCCTACCAGCTTTTGGATATCACTACAGAAAGGAAGCTGTATCGATATCTAAAAATGGATTCATTGAGATACCGATAAAAACAAAAGAAACAGGCAACTCATCTTTGAGTCTTGAAATTTCTCAAAATGGCGAAATAATAATCCAAATTAAGCAGGGGAATCAAAAAAACTGCATTATCCTATACAGTGGGTTTAAACCCACTGTCTAATCAGGATATGGTCGTTAGTTGCAGGAATTATTGTGTCTGTTTAAAAAAATAATCCTCTAAATTAATCTCTTGAAATTTTAGACGGAATTATTATCATTTATTGAGCTCAAAAAAAGATGACTCCTGATAAAAACAAAATTCTATTAACGATAAGAAAAAATATTATAGAATTATCCAAAAAATATTCCGTCACACGTATTGGTATTTTCGGATCGATTGCAAGAGATCAGGCAACCAGCAAATCTGATATTGATATCGTAGTGGAAATGGAACCTGATTTGTTCAAGCGTGCTTCTTTAAAGTATGAACTTGAAAATCTTTTAGGAACCAACGTCGATGTTATCCGTTATTCAAATAGAATGAATCCTCACTTAAAAAAAAGAATCGACCTGGAAGCTTTGTATGTATGATCAAGATCTTCTATCGCAATTGGTTGAGCAAGTCGAAGAATCCATAAGAAGAGTGGAAAGAAGATCAGCCAATATTCATGCTTCTGAAGACTTCATACAAAGCGATGAGGGTCTTGATCTGCTTGATTCAATTGCCATGATGCTGATTTCCATAGGCGAAAATATTAAGAATACCGATAAAATTACTGATGGAAAGATATTATCAAAATATCCAGAAATACACTGACCTGGAGTGAAAGGTGTCAGGGATATACTTGCACATGATTATTTCAATATTGACCCCGATGAGATCTTTGCAATATGTAAAAACGACCTCGACAAATTAAAAGAAACCATTGGGAAAATACGGGAAGAAAACCTTTAATCCATCTGCCCCAAAATCGGTAAAACTTTTATTGGTTTTAATTGGTTTAAAGTTCTATATCTTCTTTAGAGTTTCGGTAGAAGGTGTAATTAATTTTGTGTAAATATCTTTTACTCCGAAAATAAAAGAGGGTAAAGAATATGGCAAAAACAAAATCCAGAAAAGACGAGCTCCTTGAAGAGTTGATCAAGGAATACAAAAATCCTGAAGAATTGATCGGTGAAAATGGTCTTCTGAAAGAATTAACCAAAGCTATAGTCGAGAAGGCTATGCGGCAGGAACTGACCCATGAATTGGTTATGAAAACATTCTCGGCAAAATGGTGCCGGCAATTCCCGCAATGGTTTTCGAAAAAGACTATCAAGGGCGATTTTGGAAACCTGAAATCGACGTTCCAGAGACCGGAATTCCGAATTTGAACCGAAGATAATCAAGAAAACCAGACCCATTGGAATGGATTTGATGATAAAATAATTTCTATGTATGCGCGAGGAATGACGACACGCGACATCCAGGCTCATCTTCAGGAAATCTATCAGGTTGAAGTTTCTCCTGATCTGATCTCCACAGTAACAGATGGTGTAATCGAAGAAGTAGTAAAATGGCAGACCAGACCTATTGATTCAATCTATCCGATTATTTATCTTGATGCATTGAGGGTCAAAATTAGAGACGATGGTCAGGTCAAAAACAAGGCTGTTCATATGGCTATCGGCGTCAATATGAACGGTTTAAAAGAGGTTTTGGGCTTTGGATTGAAGAAAATGAAGGATCCAAGTTCTGGCTCCAAATCCTGACTGAACTAAAAACCGTGGGTTGCAGGATATATTGATTGCCTGTGTTGATGGACTTACCGGGTTTCCGGAAGCGATTAAAACTATTTATCCAAATGCCGAAGTTCAGCTTTGTATCGTTCATATGGTCAGAAATTCTCTGAAGTATGTTTCCTTTAAAATCGAAAAGAGCTTTCATCTGACTTGAAAAAATCTATCGTGCAGTGAACGTTGAGGAAGCAAAATTAAAACTTCAGGAATTTTCTAAAAATGGATTCAAAATATCCGATGATTTCAAAATCCTGGGAAAACAGATGGAATGAGATAATTCCTTTCTTGCCTATCCGGCAGAAATCAGAAAAGTAATTTACACAACCAATGCAATCGAGTCTTTGAATATGACGCTCTGAAAAGTGATCAAAAACCGGGCTTCATTTCCCAATGATGATGCGGCAAAAAAACTGTTGTATCTGGCTCTGCAGAATGCATCAAAAAAATGGACCATGCCTATCCGGGATTGGGGTGCTGCGATTAATCAGTTTGCAATAAATTTTGAAGGGAGAATGGAAATTTAAACGGAAAAGGATTTTACACAAAATTTCCTACACCCTCTTTCGGAGACTTAGGCAGGAATTGTGTTAGTTGCAATTGAAGTGCCCCCCTAAAACTGTAAAGAAAAAATCATATTTTTTGTTTATTTTTAAATTGCAGAGGAGATAGTCCTCCTAAAGCTGAATGAGGTCTGATTGAATTGTACCGATCAATAAATTGAAAAATACTTTTGGCTGCTTCAATTTTATCAGCATAACAGGAGATATTTATCTCTTGATACTTGATAGTTTTATTAAAAGATTCTGCGTGTGCATTTTCATATGCATTACCAAGACACATTGAAATTTGTATTTTGAATTGTTCAGAAGTTCTATATATTCATGCGAACAATATCTTCTATCAGAATCAGTATGATGAATGTAACCTTCGAGACTTCCTCTGTTCATGAGAGCCGACTCAAATGCAGACCTGACAAGTTCACTATTAAGTTTATCAGAAACAGCTCGTCCGATGACCTCTCTGTTTTCCATATCCATTAGTGATGCCAGATAATGATTTTTCCCTGAACATCAAAAAAAGTAACATCACCAACTATTACTTCGTGCATGATTAATTGACTTGTCCTTAAGAAGATTTGGATATTTTTTCAGGTTATGTTTTGAATCCGTGGTCGGCATGATGATAAGCCCTCTTCGGACTGCATTTAAAAGGTTTTCATGCATGATCCTGTAAACTCGCTTATGATTGATTTTCATATCATTTCTCAGAAAATAAGTGACAGACCTGTAACCTGATTGAGGCATTAAATCCAGATATGCTTCAATCTTTTCTATTAGTTGCTTATCCTCCTGTTTCCTTTTAATCTTTGTATCCGATTGGTAATAGAAGGAAGAGATACTGATCTCCAAAGCTTTATAGCTTTTTACAATTCCAAATTCTGGTGCGAGATGCTTCCTGATAATCTCTTTTGCTTCCAGTCTTGCAGATATTTTGGCTTTTTTTAAAATGTGATTATCTAACGCAAGGTTGGTAAGTGCACCTTCCAATTCTGCGACTCGTTGTTTCCTTAAAGCAAATTCGGTTTGATTATTTTGTTCAAACTTTCCTACTCTATCTCATTTCTCCAATTTCGGATTGTTTGAGGATTTACCTTTTCCTTTGAGCTATTTGCGAAACGGAACTCTGCCCGGACAAAATTTCCATTACTATTTTTTCCTTAAATTTTTGCCATAGTTATTTCTTCTTATCATATTATCAAGTCTCCTTTATCCCCTTTTTGTATTCCAGTTTTAGGGGGCAAGACCAAATTCATTTTCAAAAATGTAAAGCGTATCCTCAAAAGATTTTTCTTTTTTCGTAAGATAGTCCCCATCTTTAGGGTTGGTATAAATTTCTATCAATTTCACATCAGGACGGATAATCCAATACTCCGGAACCTTTGCTTCCGCATACACCATTGCTTTGGCTCGGTCAATCTCCAAGGTCGTAATCGATATTTCGATTATATGAAAAGCAAATGTCGGGTGATCTGAAAAATATTTTTCAAAAGGCCCTTCTACAATTGAAATATCGGGTTCTAGTTCAGAATCGATCGTTGAAATCGGAGCTTCTTGTCTTACGATAAAATTTTTTGGTACAATTTTTCTAAGATAGGCTGAAAGTACTTCAATGAAAAAAGTATGTATCGGGGATTTGGGCATTTTTTTGATTACCTGGCCTTTGATGAGCTCGGTTGATTCTGTAGAAAGAAGATTGTGGTATTGGGAGACAGAAAAAGAAAATACATTTTTTCGGATTGCAGGGTCGTCAAGAATTGTAGTGGACATATTAAAAATTTTTGGTATTTTAGTTATTCTGTCAAGACAATTTATATACATTTGTTTAGAAAAAATTCTATCGGAAATATGGAATACGGAAAAATTTCCATTGTAGAAATTTTTTATGAAAACTTTACAATAGTCGATCCACAATCTTTTCTGACTACTGTCCATAAGAAAATTCACTCGTTTTTTAAATCTATATTAATATTGTTGATTTTGGAGAACTTGATTTGATTAAAGAAATTGCAGATTTGTTGAAATATACAAAAAAGCTGAAAGACAAAGCTCGCAAGTGAAATCGGAGTAAAAAATTCCAAGCCAAATTTTTTGTTACAACAAAGCTCTAAATAAATCCGATTCAATACACCACACCTAAAATTTGTATTTGATATAAAAATGAGTGTAGAAATTCTTTCCTCATGAGTACAATAAAAAACAAAACTTTTAATTTTAATGCAGGGCCTGCCATGCTTCCGATTGAAGTAATGGAAAAAGCAAAAGAGGAATTTCTGGATTACCAAGGTACTGGTATGTCTGTTATGGAGATGAGCCACAGAGGTACGCATTTCCATGAAATTATTGAAAGCGCTGAATCAAATCTTAGAAGATTACTGAATATCTCCGAAAACTATTCTGTTATTTTTTATCCCGGTGGTGCAACCTTACAATTTTCTGCAGTTCCGTTAAATCTGTTGAATGAAAATGAATCAGGGGACTATGCGATAACCGGTGTTTGGACTAAAAAAGCATTTCAAGAAGCCAAAAAATTTTTTCCTGTAAAGTCTATTTATGATGGCGAAATCGACAAATACAGTTCTACCCCAATTCTTCACGAGAGTCAAATTTCCAAACAGGCAAAATATGTCTTCATAACATCCAACAACACTATTTACGGGACAAGATACAAAAGTCTTCCTGTTTTTAAAAATACTCCACTTGTTGCAGATATGACGAGCGAGATTTTGAGTAGAAAGCTAAATATTGAAAACTTTGGACTTATTTTTGCAGGTGCACAAAAAAATATCGGACCCTCAGGTCTTACCATTGTAATTATCAGAAACGATTTATTGGAATACAAAAAAAAGGAAGTACCAATACTACTCGATTACAAAGTAATGGCAAAAAATAAATCTTTGTACAACACTCCACCGACTTTTGCAATTTATATGGCGAGGCTGGTTTTTGATTGGTGTATAAAAATGGGTGGAGTCGAGAAGTTAGAAGAAATCAATCAAAAAAAATCTTCAATACTTTACGAGTATATAGATTCTTCTAAACTCTATAAAGCCCCAGTACAAAAAGAAAGCCGCTCTGAAATGAATGTAGTTTTTCATATCAAGGAAAAAGATCTTGAAAAAAGTTTTGCTGACGAATCTGATAAGAATGGACTACACGGTCTTAGTGGTCATAGAGACGCGGGAGGGTTTAGAGCGTCCATTTACAATGCAATGCCGGTAGAAGGTGTTTTAAAGCTGATTGATTTTATGAAAGATTTTGAGGATAAGCACGTTGTATAACTATGTTTGCCTATAAAAGAATTTTTTTTTACTTGTTTTTTGCTGAACTTATCTATTTTACAGTTCCGCTTAACGCATCTCCGATTTTTTTAATGCTTAGAGAATCAGAAAAAGATTTATCTAAAACTATTCAAAAATGCCTTACTCAAACTTTAGATTCGACTCAAATCACCTACTACCCTCTTTCCCAAGAAAAAGATTACAAAAACTTTGCAGATAAGATGATCGAATCTGCAAGAGCCGGCTCAAAATCAAGAATAGATTCCCTGAATTGTTTAAATTCTTTTTCTTTCAACGAGGAAGAAAAAAACAAAATCCTCCAATCTATTGATATGGGTTTTGAAATTCAAAAAGACTTTTTAGAAATCTACAGAAGATGGCTGTATTCTTTTGCTCAGGATAATTTAATTACCCCCATAGACGAAAAAGAAATTGATAAATTTTACGAAGCAAAATACGATTTGTATTTACTACTACACAATAAAACAAAAGAATGGATTTTCCAAAACATCGACAACAAAGAAGAAAGTGTCTCTTCACAGTTTTATTATTTATACATTTCTCTTTTCAAACTTCACAATGAGTTTTACAACGCAATCTCCGAAGATTACAGAAATTCAATAATAAAAAAATTTCAATGAAGACAAGATAAGGGGTATAGAATATATTATGAAAGAAATCATCGGAATTGCAACTGACCATGGAGGATTTGAGCTAAAAGAATACCTGAAATCTTCTTTAAAAGATGAATGTGAGATCATAGATCTAGGAGTATTTAACGAGAATTCGGTTGACTATCCGATAATAATACGAGAGGCTTGTGAAAAATTACTCAAAAAAGAATTTTCTAGATTGATTGCGTTATGCGGAACAGGAATTGGTGCATCTATTGCAGCAAACAGACTTCATGGAATTCGTGCAGCACTCTGCCACAACGAGTTTACTGCGGAAATGTCTCGCAAGCACAATAATGCAAATGTGTTAGTGCTCGGGGGAAGGGTTTTGGAAAAAGAAATAGCTGTGAAAATTGCTAAAATTTGGTTGAAGACTTCTTTTGAAGGAGGACGACATGAAAAACGTATATCTATGCTTGGATAAAAAATGTTAAAATTCACCGTAGTATTTCTAATTCTTGCAGAAGTTCTTTTTCCGGCTGACTTCTTTTTTGGAAGTCCTAACTCAGATTTTAAAAAACTAAAACTAAACGGAATTTCTCTTGTAAAACAAAAAGACGGTCAATACAAATTAGAATTATCTAAAAGAAAAATCCCACAATCAGAATTCTTGTTAAACTTTGAAAATAAAGAAGCAAACAATTTAAGAGATGTTTTTCATCACTACACAATAGAGTCCTCATTCTACAGTGTAGAAAAATCTAATGAAAGCATTCTAGGAAAAAGAATAGCTGGATTTACGGGTAAGAATCATTTTATCTCTTTAAAAGCCGAAAAAAATACTCTACTCGGAAAAGAGTTGATTAGCGAAGATTTTTATTTCTCTCTATTTGTAAAACCGGAAATATTCGAAGGTTACAACACTATATTTTCAAAAACATATTTTTCTCGCGGGAAAAAATATTCTCTGAATTTAGAAATCGTAAAAAATAAATTATCGCTAAATATAGAAAATCTTTTTTCATTTAGATCAAAAGAAACCAAATCGTTGTATCTAAGAAGCCCAAAGACGATCAATTCTTCCAAATGGACGCATATAATTATTTTTTTTAAGATAAAAAGTGGAGAAGTTATACTCTATGAAGACGGAATCGAGTCAGTCAGAAATCATTTCCCTGATTTGGAAGGAGAAGAACCACAGCTCGGAATCCACAATAATGACACTACACCATTTATCATCGGGCAAAACTATTACGGAAAATTAGACAATTTCTTATTGAGTAAAGGATCACCTGATTTTGAAGCTACTTCAAAAAATTATTACGGATTAGAGTACGATGAACAAAATGCAACCGCCTCTCAAAAAAATGGAAAAGTATTTTCTGAAGTATATAAAACAAAATATTCAAACTCATTCATAATATCTCTATCCAAGAAATGGAATATTCCAAAAGACACTTCGTCGAATTTATTTATTAGAATATCCGATACACCTTTTTCACAGGACGACACCAACTTACAGTGGGTTAGCGAAACAAAAATATCGGAAATAAAAAAACAATCCTTTCGATACTTTCAATGGATGGCTGTACTTCGATCTAACTATTCCGGTGAAAAATCACCTTCGTTATATTCTGTATCGCTCAATTATAAAGAGACTACTCCACCCCTCTCTCCTACAGGGTTAAAAATTACGAATAGAAATCACTCTGATCTTATCTTGTGTCTCGAATGGGATGCAAACAAAGAAGAGAATGTAAAAAATGAAGGCGGATACATCGTGCACTATGGATTCAGCCCTGAAAAAATAGCAGGCACAATTTTCTACAAGAACGAGAAAAAAGAATTTATCACTTCTACAAACCTATGTATGAACAATAATCTAATCCACATAAATTCAGACCCCTCTATGGAAAAGAATCTCCCCTTTTTTGAAAAAGGAAAAACTTACTATTTTAAAGTTTCTGCTTTTAACAATAAGTTTAACCAGACTACCTCCCCCGATCAAAAAAGCTCACCTTCTAAACCTATTTCATTCAGCTTTGAAAGCAATCCTCTTGATTAAAATAAGTTTCTGATTGATACAAATTTCTCTACTTGTTAAAAATGAATCAATTTGATTACGAATACATACTGCAATTTCAAACAACAATTCTCTATCTGTGTTGTACTCAGAAAATAATTGTTCCGACAATCTGCAATCGTCAAACTCAAGTGAAAAAACCGAATCACAAAGAACTTCTAACTGTCTTAAAAAAATCGGAAGTATTTCTTGATATTTTCCCAAAATTTGGATTTTTTTTATCACATCAGCAGAAGTAAAAAACCGAGAATCCATTTTTATAAGTGAAATAAGCTCCTCTTCGATTCTTTTTTTCTTTTCTTCGCATGAAAAAAGCATATCATACACCAAATCAAAAGAGAGATAGTATTTCAATTTTTTACTAATCCTAAAATTGTTTGCAAGGCAGAAATTCTCATATAGGAAGACTTTTGTATAATTTCATTTTTTAAACTAATTCTTATCAATTCTCCGGCAGAGATATTTCGTTTTTCAGATTCATTTTTCAGTAACAACAATTCTTCGTCAGTTAAAAGTAGATGAAATCTTTTGTTTATTTTTGCCACTATCTTTCCTCCAAAAATTCTTTTTCGGCTTTCAAATAACGTCCCCAGTAAATTTTAGCATCTTGACTTTGTCCCAAGGATTCATAGATAGAAGCTATATTGTAATAGGAGCTACTTAAAGTAAAATCCAATTTTATCGCTTTTTTAAACAAGGAAATTGATTTCTCTTTCTGACCGGAAAACCATTCAGCCATCGCCCACAAAAAAAACCATTTCCCAAGAGAAGGCTCTCTTGGCCTGATATTTTGTAAAATTAAAACATACTTAGAAAAAATTTCAGATGATTTTCTATAATTGCCCTTAATCTTTTTTAATTTTTCTGTTCTCTCATAAATACCTTCCCCCGGAACAGGAGTCTCTAAATCAGTCCTGAAAAGCAAGGCTCTGGCATAAAGCAATCGTAAATAGATTTCACTCTCGTTCAACTCAAGATATTTTTCTAAATACGGAATGCTTTCAGTATTTTTATTCTCTTGTTGCAATTTTAGAATTTTTTTTTTAGCTCTTTCAGCTCAATTCTTTTAGACTCTGAGTTTAGTCCTGTAAAAGCAACCATACTAAAGAAAATTGTAAAAATTCTTACCATCATCGGGATATTTATTAACTTTGATATTTAATTGAAGTCTATTTCTATTTATTTTGTCAATCTCTTTTAGAAATTCTTGGGAATCCGTATTTTTGATTATAACAAATATATCCACATGAGAAATAAGTAAGATTCTTTCATCCTTTTTCAAATAGTTTTTAGAATTAGTGATTATATCTTCTAAAATTTTTTCTGAATCTTCAGTTTGAAAAAACTTTAAAACTTTGATTTTTACAAAACTACAAGGCTCTAAACCTGCGTTAGTTGCTTCCTTCATCTCATGGTAAACTTTTGCAAGAATGTCTTCATCCGGAATTTGGAGATAGATTTTCTCTTTTGCTATCCCGCTCACTATTGGAAGAAATGGAGCAATCATTCGATTTAGACACTTTGAAACTATGTCTAATTTTTCAGGTGTGATATAAACATTTTTTTCAAAGAAGAATACCAAATACCCGTCCACAGAATATTTTTTCAATGAATAGACTAAAATCCCACCAAATTTAGAAAGCGCAGAATCGGAAAACTTTTTTCGGAAAAATACGTTTGATAGATATTTATTATTAAAATGAATTTCCAAAAGGTCTTCTTCTTTTTCAAACTGCAAAAATGGGTCATTCCATTGGAAGATTAAATTTGATTTAGTTTCCTCGTCAACTCCCAACGATAGAGAAACCATATAGCAACCCATAGACCTGTTGTATATTGATACACAAACAGATTCCAAGCCCACTTTTTTAGATATACGTTTTAAATATCCAAGAGATTCATGCTCATGGTAATCTTTATCGTAAAGCTCATTTAAAGAATTGTAGAGTTCGGCATTACCATCAGAAAATATTTTTTGGAATAATTTCTCATACTTATCGTCTAACTTCTTCTCATCAGAAATTATTTTGCTATCGACTTTATTAATCAATTTTTCCAATTCGGGGCTAAACACTTTTTCTCGAATTGTATTTACCCCGGTAATGATTATCTCTTTTTTATTTCTTTCTTCCTCTTTGATTTTTCTTAAAAATTGAGGAGTGATAAATATCTCTTTGTGGCTATCAGAAACTAAATCAAACGGTAGAATAAATATTGAATTTCCTGGAGTTTTATTTTCATTTTTATCAGGTACCACTTTTAAAGATTCATTTTCTTTTATCTCAGTAAGATGAGTAGTTGGTTGTTCTATGGAATGATACAATTCTTTTTCTTTGGTTTGAATTTCGTCAATTGAAAGAGTAGTTTTCGGGAGAGCTTTTATTTTTCTTTTGAAAAAAAACAAAGTATCCGTGAAGGCCATAGCAACAAAAATCAACAACAGTACACTCGTAAAGCTCAACCGATTTGAGTTGTATTTTAGTAATAAAAACTCTTCTACAAATCCATACCCCTTTTTTTCAGGAGAGCCGTAGTACAAGTCATACTTTTTACCTTGAATTGAAAATTTAGATTTAGTGAAATTCGAATTCTTGCCAATCAAATAAGATAAAACTTCGCTTGTGTGTATCGGAAATTCATCTGTTTTTATTTTAGAAATCTCGGGATAAAAATACTCTAAGTCGCCTTCCTTCCTAAAACCTCTTAACTCTTTTTCATTAAAAATGGTTACAATCAATTTCCCGTTTACAGGAAGTGCGAAACTCAAACGACCTTTCAATCGAACTAATTTTCCATTTTTATTTTTTAAAATTTCTTGAAGTAAAAATTTCTCATCATTCTCAAGAGTCCAACCGATCGAGGAAGAATTTTCCGGTGTCCATAAAAGCACCTCGTTTATAAACGGGTAGTATAAACCGAGTAAGCTATTAGATTGCCCTTGCATCAAATTTGATTCGATGGAGCGAATAGATGACTCAAATCTCCCAAGCTCGATTTCTAAATCTGATATTTTTCGAGATAGCTCATTTTTATAATACGAGTCATTAGGGAAAAATTTTTCTATTTGATTTAGAAAAACTGTAACAATGAATAAGATAAAAAGGAAAATTTTCAGTTTTTTACTCAACATGTTTTCTCAATTCTCCGTTTATTCTTTTTTCTATTCTACTAAATACTTGAGAGAGTTTTTCTTTTTCTGTAAATTCTAAAACTTGTAATTCTTCTTTTCTGATTTTTTCCCAATCTAAATAATTATACAATAAAAAATACCCGACGCAGGAAAATATTACTACACCAAGAAAAAATTGAACAGCTATCTCCGTAAATTCTCTCAATGGTGTTTCTTCTTTTTGTAAGAATATGGAATAGTTACCGATTGAAAATTTTTTTATCTCAGTATTTTCTTTTTGAAGAAAGTCGTCCATTTTCACTTGGAATGCAGAGCCAGACAAAATCCGAAGGTCATTTGTAAATCTTAAAACTTTATTACTCGTATTATAGACCCAATACTTGCCTTCAAAAGATACATTCAGCTTTTCTATAACACTAAAATTTTCGGGGTAACGGAAACTAAAATAATTCATCCCGTCTAATGACCTATAAATTTCTGAAGTTTCAAATTTAGAAAAATTACCCGGTAGAATAGAGTTTTCAGAAAACCTCAGCTCCTTGTTAAAAACTTCTCGGCTAACAGAATCTGAGTAGATCAACCTAAAAGTCTCATCGTAAATTCGTAAATTTTTCATCCCTAATCGGTTTTGTAAAAACTTTCCTAATTGAGTAGAAGCGTAAGGAAGACCAAAATTTCTCTTTCCTTGTTCGATATTAATTCTATATCTATTTTCTAAAATTCTAGTTGAACTATTCATCTCTTTTTCTATCTTAGTAACTAGGAATTTATTTCTAATAACTTCTGGTGCAAATTTTTCAAAATGAACAAGTCGAAAGGAATTTGGATGAATACACACTACAATCCATCCGGAAAT from Leptospiraceae bacterium encodes:
- a CDS encoding transposase, with amino-acid sequence MPQSGYRSVTYFLRNDMKINHKRVYRIMHENL
- a CDS encoding transposase, whose protein sequence is MDMENREVIGRAVSDKLNSELVRSAFESALMNRGSLEGYIHHTDSDRRYCSHEYIELLNNSKIQISMCLGNAYENAHAESFNKTIKYQEINISCYADKIEEIKSIFQFIDRYNSIRPHSALGGLSPLQFKNKQKI
- a CDS encoding nucleotidyltransferase family protein gives rise to the protein MTPDKNKILLTIRKNIIELSKKYSVTRIGIFGSIARDQATSKSDIDIVVEMEPDLFKRASLKYELENLLGTNVDVIRYSNRMNPHLKKRIDLEALYV
- a CDS encoding transposase, coding for MCLGNAYENAHAESFNKTIKYQEINISCYADKIEAAKSIFQFIDRYNSIRPHSALGGLSPLQFKNKQKI
- a CDS encoding transposase, with amino-acid sequence MEGALTNLALDNHILKKAKISARLEAKEIIRKHLAPEFGIVKSYKALEISISSFYYQSDTKIKRKQEDKQLIEKIEAYLDLMPQSGYRSVTYFLRNDMKINHKRVYRIMHENLLNAVRRGLIIMPTTDSKHNLKKYPNLLKDKSINHARSNSW
- a CDS encoding Uma2 family endonuclease, which gives rise to MSTTILDDPAIRKNVFSFSVSQYHNLLSTESTELIKGQVIKKMPKSPIHTFFIEVLSAYLRKIVPKNFIVRQEAPISTIDSELEPDISIVEGPFEKYFSDHPTFAFHIIEISITTLEIDRAKAMVYAEAKVPEYWIIRPDVKLIEIYTNPKDGDYLTKKEKSFEDTLYIFENEFGLAP
- the serC gene encoding 3-phosphoserine/phosphohydroxythreonine transaminase, producing MSTIKNKTFNFNAGPAMLPIEVMEKAKEEFLDYQGTGMSVMEMSHRGTHFHEIIESAESNLRRLLNISENYSVIFYPGGATLQFSAVPLNLLNENESGDYAITGVWTKKAFQEAKKFFPVKSIYDGEIDKYSSTPILHESQISKQAKYVFITSNNTIYGTRYKSLPVFKNTPLVADMTSEILSRKLNIENFGLIFAGAQKNIGPSGLTIVIIRNDLLEYKKKEVPILLDYKVMAKNKSLYNTPPTFAIYMARLVFDWCIKMGGVEKLEEINQKKSSILYEYIDSSKLYKAPVQKESRSEMNVVFHIKEKDLEKSFADESDKNGLHGLSGHRDAGGFRASIYNAMPVEGVLKLIDFMKDFEDKHVV
- the rpiB gene encoding ribose 5-phosphate isomerase B, which encodes MKEIIGIATDHGGFELKEYLKSSLKDECEIIDLGVFNENSVDYPIIIREACEKLLKKEFSRLIALCGTGIGASIAANRLHGIRAALCHNEFTAEMSRKHNNANVLVLGGRVLEKEIAVKIAKIWLKTSFEGGRHEKRISMLG
- a CDS encoding CopG family transcriptional regulator, whose translation is MAKINKRFHLLLTDEELLLLKNESEKRNISAGELIRISLKNEIIQKSSYMRISALQTILGLVKN
- a CDS encoding tetratricopeptide repeat protein; translated protein: MQQENKNTESIPYLEKYLELNESEIYLRLLYARALLFRTDLETPVPGEGIYERTEKLKKIKGNYRKSSEIFSKYVLILQNIRPREPSLGKWFFLWAMAEWFSGQKEKSISLFKKAIKLDFTLSSSYYNIASIYESLGQSQDAKIYWGRYLKAEKEFLEER